A region from the Fundulus heteroclitus isolate FHET01 chromosome 22, MU-UCD_Fhet_4.1, whole genome shotgun sequence genome encodes:
- the nkx2.3 gene encoding homeobox protein Nkx-2.3 gives MIPSPVVAASTTPFSVKDILKLELQQQSQQHQLQLISCFGLSGALPQQGAFPNKAFGSHSPPSCMLAGRDSPSPISSCLSESDERMSYLSALSVQDRLTESGLAGEVFGDTAQIHSGDPRLETEQEEHDSKSCSALRGDCGEDAGSEKAAAKQQRTRRKPRVLFSQAQVFELERRFKQQRYLSAPEREHLASSLKLTSTQVKIWFQNRRYKCKRQRQDKTLEMAGHHHHHHHHHHHPAPPPPRRVAVPVLVRDGRPCLAGSQNYNSPYTVAAPSPYSYNYPAYSYNSSVYSNNYSCTYSLPALPPSNSTPSAFVNMNLGNVGAQAQSQAPQGPAIPSCQGTLQGIRAW, from the exons ATGATTCCAAGTCCAGTCGTGGCTGCGTCCACCACGCCCTTTTCCGTAAAGGACATCCTAaagctggagctgcagcagcagtctCAGCAGCACCAACTTCAGCTGATCTCCTGCTTCGGCCTCTCCGGCGCGCTGCCACAGCAGGGAGCCTTCCCGAACAAGGCGTTCGGCTCTCACTCGCCTCCCTCCTGCATGCTGGCGGGCAGGGACAGCCCCAGTCCCATCAGCTCCTGCCTGTCGGAGAGCGATGAGAGGATGTCTTACCTTAGCGCGCTGAGCGTCCAGGACCGACTGACTGAGTCCGGGCTGGCCGGGGAGGTGTTCGGAGACACGGCACAAATTCACTCCGGAGACCCGCGCCTGGAGACCGAACAGGAGGAGCACGACAGCA AGAGCTGCTCCGCTTTGCGAGGCGACTGCGGGGAGGATGCGGGGTCGGAGAAGGCCGCCGCCAAGCAGCAGAGGACCAGGAGGAAGCCCCGCGTCCTCTTCTCCCAGGCCCAGGTGTTCGAGCTGGAGCGACGCTTCAAGCAGCAGCGCTACCTGTCCGCGCCGGAGCGGGAGCACCTGGCCAGCTCCCTGAAACTCACCTCCACGCAGGTCAAGATCTGGTTCCAGAACAGGAGGTACAAATGCAAGAGACAGCGGCAGGACAAGACTCTGGAGATGGCGGGccaccatcatcaccaccaccatcatcatcaccacccggctccgccgccgccgcggagGGTGGCCGTGCCCGTCCTGGTCCGGGACGGCAGGCCTTGCCTGGCCGGATCGCAGAACTACAACAGTCCTTACACAGTCGCAGCTCCGAGCCCTTACAGCTACAACTACCCGGCCTACAGCTACAATAGCTCTGTGTACAGCAACAATTACTCTTGCACGTACAGTTTACCCGCTCTCCCGCCGAGCAACAGCACTCCGAGTGCGTTCGTGAACATGAATTTGGGAAACGTGGGCGCGCAAGCGCAAAGCCAGGCTCCTCAGGGACCGGCGATCCCATCCTGCCAGGGAACTCTGCAGGGCATCCGGGCATGGTAG
- the nkx3.3 gene encoding NK3 homeobox 3 produces MTSKFSPFLIKDILTGLDAPRGDPGNTAAEELRALARNLRTGFDNALQERLSPDMRVAKSHRSGEGAAEHAYMQCVERDKRQRNQVDAGKKGSHHHHHHGGETFSCSTEGRRGKPMAKRRSRAAFSHAQVHELERRFSAQRYLSGPERADLACALKLTETQVKIWFQNRRYKTKRRQLATGLAALSSPKTVAVKVLVRNEQWTPGSGAHIPMTVPLHHGYQHHPYLHQFYQPYGTERRSCGGMF; encoded by the exons ATGACATCAAAGTTTTCACCCTTCTTAATCAAAGACATTCTCACCGGCCTGGATGCTCCCCGAGGAGATCCCGGCAACACCGCCGCGGAGGAGCTTCGCGCACTTGCGCGCAATTTACGCACTGGCTTTGATAACGCCTTACAGGAAAGACTTTCTCCTGACATGCGCGTGGCTAAAAGCCACCGATCCGGAGAAG GCGCTGCAGAGCATGCATACATGCAGTGCGTGGAGCGCGATAAGCGGCAGAGGAACCAGGTGGATGCAGGAAAGAAGGgctcccaccaccaccaccaccacggcGGGGAGACGTTCAGCTGTTCCACCGAGGGCCGTCGAGGCAAGCCGATGGCGAAGAGGCGCTCCAGGGCGGCCTTCTCCCACGCGCAGGTCCACGAGCTGGAGCGCCGCTTCAGCGCCCAGAGGTACCTCTCTGGTCCCGAGCGGGCCGACCTGGCATGCGCCCTGAAGCTCACAGAGACCCAGGTGAAAATCTGGTTCCAGAACCGGAGATACAAAACGAAAAGGCGGCAGCTGGCCACCGGGCTGGCGGCGCTGAGCTCCCCAAAGACCGTGGCGGTTAAGGTGCTGGTGAGAAACGAGCAGTGGACGCCGGGAAGCGGGGCACACATACCCATGACTGTGCCACTGCACCACGGCTATCAGCACCACCCGTACCTGCACCAGTTCTACCAGCCCTACGGGACTGAAAGAAGGTCGTGTGGAGGAATGTTCTAA